In Streptomyces ambofaciens ATCC 23877, a single genomic region encodes these proteins:
- a CDS encoding MarR family winged helix-turn-helix transcriptional regulator: MTAPDPDGLLAEQLLRLTRRVHRIQKRHLEHRDLGITPAQSRLLRTLAHYGSPPRMADLAERLEVVPRAVTTLVDGLEAAGKVRRVPDPANRRVIRIELTDDGHRALRELHGARRSAAEEILAPLTGEQRTVLGGLLDTLVDGPGVARGGPAG; encoded by the coding sequence ATGACCGCCCCCGATCCCGACGGCCTGCTCGCCGAGCAGTTGCTGCGGCTCACCCGCCGGGTGCACCGCATCCAGAAGCGCCATCTCGAACACCGCGACCTCGGCATCACACCGGCCCAGTCCCGGCTGCTGCGCACGCTGGCACACTACGGCTCGCCGCCCCGCATGGCCGACCTGGCCGAGCGTCTGGAGGTGGTGCCCCGGGCGGTGACGACGCTGGTCGACGGTCTGGAGGCCGCGGGCAAGGTGCGCCGCGTCCCGGACCCGGCGAACCGCAGGGTGATCCGGATCGAGCTCACCGACGACGGACACAGGGCCCTGCGGGAGCTGCACGGCGCGCGCCGCTCCGCCGCGGAGGAGATCCTGGCGCCGCTGACGGGCGAGCAGCGCACGGTGCTCGGTGGGCTGCTGGACACGCTGGTCGACGGGCCCGGCGTCGCGCGGGGCGGCCCTGCCGGGTGA
- a CDS encoding ABC transporter transmembrane domain-containing protein encodes MQIQDLPYPDPGVPDARSGHRFLWWLFRNQLGGQLKSLAWGMLHFASVSALPFCVGLAIQAVVDRSGARLALAGGLLAVCCAGNALGDTFLHRTAVTNWITAAARVQQLLARKTAVLGSALTRRVAAGEVVAVSTGDVEKIGWFVEAVSRFTAAALTIVLVCLALVVYEPALGVVVILGLPVLALAVLPLLPRATRRADVQREKAGRATELASDTVAGLRVLRGIGGEELFLDRYRGASQEVRHAAVRSARMWSLISAIQVLLPGLLLVAVVWHGVHVAREGRIGVGELVTVYSSVMILTYPLRHFEEIAMAYSFSRPSATRAARVLALERATDTAGSRAAEVPAGDLYDPATGLLAPTGRFTAVVCGDPDAAGRLAERLGGHPSEQGESALLGGVPLDELPLQSARTAVLVQDKDPVLLSGTLRELLDVPASGAVAAQDALAAAQCGDVLAALTQGSVGADDPMDARITERGRSLSGGQRQRLALARSLITDPEALVLDEPTSAVDSHTEARIADGVRTLRAGRTTVVFTSSPLLLDRADGVVFLHDGEVAAVGTHRELLHTEPRYRAVVTRETDEETAAHEERVPPAAGGPEQPPHGRSAPDGERTRKREKTPDDAVLVDDDVLHRLEEIEETA; translated from the coding sequence ATGCAGATCCAAGACCTTCCGTATCCCGACCCGGGCGTGCCGGACGCGCGCTCGGGCCACCGATTCCTGTGGTGGCTGTTCCGCAACCAGCTGGGAGGACAACTCAAGTCGCTGGCCTGGGGCATGCTGCACTTCGCCTCCGTCTCCGCCCTGCCGTTCTGCGTCGGTCTCGCCATCCAGGCCGTCGTCGACCGTTCCGGCGCCCGACTCGCCCTGGCGGGCGGTCTCCTGGCCGTGTGCTGCGCCGGCAACGCGCTCGGCGACACCTTCCTGCACCGCACCGCCGTCACCAACTGGATCACCGCTGCGGCCCGCGTCCAGCAACTGCTGGCCCGCAAGACCGCGGTCCTGGGCTCGGCGCTGACCCGTCGGGTCGCGGCGGGAGAGGTCGTGGCCGTCTCCACCGGCGACGTCGAGAAGATCGGCTGGTTCGTGGAGGCCGTCTCCCGCTTCACGGCGGCGGCGCTGACGATCGTACTGGTCTGCTTGGCCCTGGTCGTCTACGAGCCGGCGCTCGGCGTCGTCGTGATCCTCGGCCTGCCGGTGCTGGCCCTCGCCGTCCTCCCCCTGCTGCCCCGGGCCACCCGACGGGCCGACGTGCAACGCGAGAAGGCCGGCCGCGCCACCGAACTCGCCTCGGACACCGTCGCCGGGCTGCGGGTGCTGCGTGGCATCGGCGGCGAGGAGCTCTTCCTCGACCGCTACCGCGGCGCCTCCCAGGAAGTGCGCCACGCCGCCGTGCGCAGCGCCCGGATGTGGTCCCTGATCTCCGCGATCCAGGTCCTGCTGCCGGGGCTGCTGCTGGTCGCCGTGGTCTGGCACGGCGTCCATGTCGCCCGCGAGGGCCGCATCGGTGTCGGCGAACTCGTCACCGTGTACAGCTCCGTCATGATCCTCACCTATCCGCTCCGGCACTTCGAGGAGATCGCCATGGCGTACTCCTTCTCCCGGCCGTCGGCCACGCGGGCCGCGCGGGTGCTCGCCCTGGAACGGGCCACCGACACCGCGGGGTCACGCGCCGCCGAGGTGCCGGCCGGGGACCTGTACGACCCGGCCACCGGTCTCCTGGCGCCGACGGGCCGGTTCACCGCCGTGGTGTGCGGCGATCCGGACGCGGCCGGGCGCCTGGCGGAACGGCTCGGCGGGCATCCCTCGGAGCAGGGCGAGTCGGCGCTGCTCGGCGGCGTGCCGCTCGACGAACTGCCGCTGCAGTCCGCACGCACCGCCGTGCTGGTCCAGGACAAGGACCCGGTACTGCTCTCCGGCACGCTGCGGGAACTGCTCGACGTGCCCGCCTCCGGCGCGGTCGCCGCGCAGGACGCGCTGGCCGCGGCCCAGTGCGGCGACGTGCTGGCGGCGCTGACCCAGGGATCGGTCGGCGCCGACGACCCGATGGACGCCCGCATCACCGAACGGGGACGCTCGCTGTCCGGCGGCCAGCGCCAGCGGCTGGCGCTGGCCCGGTCCCTGATCACGGACCCGGAGGCACTCGTCCTGGACGAGCCGACCTCGGCCGTGGACTCGCACACCGAGGCACGGATCGCGGACGGCGTGCGGACGCTGCGCGCCGGACGGACCACCGTGGTGTTCACGTCGTCGCCGCTGTTGCTGGACCGCGCGGACGGGGTCGTGTTCCTGCACGACGGCGAGGTCGCCGCGGTCGGCACCCACCGGGAGCTGTTGCACACCGAGCCCCGGTACCGGGCGGTGGTGACCCGCGAGACCGACGAGGAGACCGCGGCGCACGAGGAGAGGGTCCCGCCGGCCGCGGGCGGTCCGGAGCAGCCCCCGCACGGCCGGTCGGCGCCCGACGGCGAGCGGACACGAAAGCGCGAGAAGACCCCGGACGACGCCGTCCTCGTCGACGACGACGTACTGCACCGACTGGAAGAGATCGAGGAGACGGCATGA
- a CDS encoding ABC transporter ATP-binding protein, producing the protein MIGVAPPSYDPAAPTTASTLPVGAPATVRAYAGELLRRHRRAFLLLVSVNTVAVIASMAGPYLLGGLVERVSDGTRELNLGLTASLFVLALVVQAVFVREVRLRGAVLGERMLADLREDFLVRSVGLPPGVLERAGTGDLLSRITTDIDRLANAMREAVPQLAIGAVWVVLLLGGLVITAPPLAPAVLIAVPLLVVGCRWYFRRAPAAYRSEAAGYAAVAAALAETVDAGRTVESHRLDARRIALSERRITEWTAWERYTLWLRSVLFPVINVTHVTVLSSVLLIGGVFVLQGWIGVGQLTTAALIAQMLVDPVGLILRWYDELQVAQVSLARLVGVRDIEPEAGDSSLAPDGRHVHADRVHFGYVEGVDVLRKVTLEVAPGTRLALVGPSGAGKSTLGRLLAGIYGPREGRVTLGGAELSRMSAETVRSHVALVNQEHHVFVGSLRDNLRLARTGATDAELWAALGAVDADDWSRGLDEGLDTEVGSGGFALSPAQAQQIALARLVLADPHTLVLDEATSLLDPRAARHLERSLARVLDGRTVVAIAHRLHTAHDADVIAVVEKGRISELGSHDELVAADGAYAALWRSWHG; encoded by the coding sequence ATGATCGGCGTCGCGCCACCGTCGTACGACCCGGCGGCCCCGACCACGGCGAGCACCCTGCCCGTCGGGGCCCCCGCGACCGTACGCGCGTACGCGGGAGAACTGCTGCGCCGGCACCGCCGGGCGTTCCTCCTCCTCGTCTCCGTCAACACCGTCGCGGTGATCGCCTCCATGGCGGGCCCCTATCTGCTGGGCGGACTGGTGGAACGGGTGTCGGACGGGACCCGCGAGCTGAACCTCGGGCTCACCGCCTCGCTGTTCGTGCTCGCGCTCGTCGTCCAGGCCGTGTTCGTGCGGGAGGTGCGGCTGCGCGGAGCCGTGCTGGGCGAGCGGATGCTGGCCGATCTGCGCGAGGACTTCCTCGTGCGGTCGGTCGGGCTGCCGCCCGGCGTGCTGGAACGGGCCGGAACGGGTGATCTGCTCTCCCGCATCACCACGGACATCGACCGGCTCGCCAATGCCATGCGCGAAGCTGTGCCGCAGTTGGCCATCGGTGCCGTGTGGGTGGTGCTGCTGCTCGGCGGGCTCGTGATCACGGCGCCGCCGCTGGCGCCCGCGGTCCTGATCGCGGTGCCGCTGCTGGTCGTCGGCTGCCGCTGGTACTTCCGGCGGGCGCCCGCCGCCTACCGCTCGGAGGCCGCCGGGTACGCCGCCGTCGCCGCCGCGCTCGCCGAGACCGTGGACGCCGGCCGCACCGTCGAGTCCCACCGCCTCGACGCCCGTCGCATCGCGCTGTCGGAGCGGCGGATCACGGAGTGGACGGCCTGGGAGCGCTACACGCTCTGGCTGCGGTCGGTGCTCTTCCCGGTCATCAACGTCACCCATGTGACCGTGCTCTCCTCCGTCCTGCTGATCGGCGGTGTGTTCGTGTTGCAGGGCTGGATCGGGGTCGGTCAACTGACCACGGCGGCGCTGATCGCCCAGATGCTCGTCGACCCCGTCGGCCTCATCCTGCGCTGGTACGACGAGCTCCAGGTCGCCCAGGTGTCCCTGGCCCGGCTGGTGGGCGTGCGGGACATCGAGCCGGAGGCCGGTGACTCCTCGCTGGCCCCCGACGGGCGGCACGTGCACGCCGACCGCGTGCACTTCGGCTACGTCGAGGGCGTGGACGTCCTGCGCAAGGTGACGCTGGAGGTCGCCCCCGGCACGAGGCTCGCGCTGGTCGGTCCCTCGGGCGCCGGCAAGTCCACGCTGGGCAGGCTGCTGGCCGGCATCTACGGCCCCCGCGAAGGGCGGGTCACCCTGGGCGGCGCCGAGCTGTCCCGGATGTCCGCCGAGACCGTCCGCTCGCACGTCGCCCTCGTCAACCAGGAGCACCACGTCTTCGTGGGCTCCCTGCGCGACAACCTCCGCCTCGCCCGGACCGGTGCCACCGACGCCGAACTGTGGGCGGCGCTGGGCGCGGTCGACGCGGACGACTGGTCCCGCGGGCTCGACGAGGGCCTGGACACCGAGGTCGGTTCGGGCGGCTTCGCGCTCAGCCCGGCCCAGGCCCAGCAGATCGCGCTGGCCCGCCTGGTGCTGGCCGACCCGCACACCCTGGTCCTGGACGAGGCGACGTCCCTGCTCGATCCCCGGGCGGCCCGCCACCTCGAACGGTCCCTGGCCCGTGTCCTCGACGGACGGACGGTCGTCGCGATCGCGCATCGTCTGCACACCGCTCACGACGCGGACGTCATCGCCGTCGTCGAGAAGGGGCGGATCAGCGAGCTGGGCAGCCACGACGAGCTGGTCGCTGCGGACGGGGCCTACGCGGCGCTCTGGCGCTCGTGGCACGGCTGA
- a CDS encoding DUF5709 domain-containing protein, translated as MNSADGWGDDVYQPDGSEQREDTGLLDGEDTLENDGVDDPLDRGWSPPERPWAVEHTGVTAAERLSGETLEERLAEERPDLLAPDGDGLGDADGTDGELLDNEVGAERSGRLVAPDEGAHEDEEPALVALDVGIDGAAASAEEAAMHVVDEDSLPG; from the coding sequence GTGAACAGCGCCGACGGATGGGGAGATGACGTCTACCAGCCCGACGGATCCGAGCAGCGGGAGGACACCGGGCTGCTCGACGGGGAGGACACCCTCGAGAACGACGGTGTCGACGATCCGCTCGACCGCGGCTGGTCCCCGCCGGAGCGCCCCTGGGCGGTGGAGCACACCGGCGTGACGGCGGCCGAACGGCTCTCCGGCGAGACGCTGGAGGAACGGCTCGCCGAGGAGCGGCCGGACCTGCTCGCACCCGACGGTGACGGACTGGGCGACGCCGACGGCACCGACGGGGAACTGCTGGACAACGAGGTCGGCGCGGAGCGCTCCGGCCGGCTCGTGGCTCCCGACGAGGGGGCGCACGAGGACGAGGAACCCGCGCTGGTCGCCTTGGACGTCGGTATCGACGGCGCGGCGGCCTCCGCCGAGGAGGCCGCGATGCACGTCGTCGACGAGGACTCGCTGCCCGGCTGA